In the Staphylococcus condimenti genome, one interval contains:
- a CDS encoding lysophospholipid acyltransferase family protein, with amino-acid sequence MYKFISRILYWLLVKKCKSLEVHGKKNVPQLHRYVVTCNHESYNEVIMLGMALYPNQIHYMAKKELFNNKFFGSFLKSLNAFPVDRENPGPSTIKTPVNLLKKNKTIGMFPTGHRTTEETPLKRGAATIAMLAKVPIVPAAYVGPDKIMGLITGKAHIKFGEPIDTANLPEHLKKRNEKVDYITQEVTKRTRELQKELNELL; translated from the coding sequence ATGTATAAATTTATCAGCAGGATTCTGTATTGGTTATTAGTCAAAAAGTGTAAATCACTCGAAGTTCATGGGAAAAAGAATGTACCGCAATTACATCGTTATGTGGTGACATGCAATCATGAAAGTTATAATGAAGTGATTATGTTAGGAATGGCTTTATATCCAAATCAAATTCATTATATGGCTAAAAAAGAACTTTTCAATAATAAATTTTTTGGTAGTTTTTTGAAGTCGCTTAATGCTTTTCCAGTCGATCGTGAAAATCCAGGTCCAAGCACAATTAAAACACCAGTTAATTTACTGAAAAAGAATAAAACAATCGGTATGTTTCCAACTGGACATAGAACAACAGAAGAAACACCTTTAAAACGTGGTGCTGCAACTATCGCAATGCTCGCAAAAGTTCCGATTGTTCCAGCAGCTTATGTAGGACCTGATAAGATTATGGGATTGATTACAGGTAAAGCGCATATCAAATTTGGTGAACCGATTGATACAGCAAATTTACCAGAGCATTTGAAAAAGCGTAATGAAAAAGTTGATTATATTACGCAAGAAGTAACAAAAAGAACTAGAGAATTACAAAAGGAACTAAATGAATTATTGTAG
- the tyrS gene encoding tyrosine--tRNA ligase, which yields MTNELLKDLEWRGLIYQQTDAEGLENILNKEQVTLYCGVDPTADSMHIGHLLPLLTLRRFQDHGHKPIVLIGGGTGMIGDPSGKTDERVLQTEEQVEHNVRGIGKQMDKIFDFSGEEAAQLVNNRDWLGKISLIDFLRDYGKHVGVNYMLGKDSVQSRLENGISYTEFTYMILQAIDFGHLNREYNCKVQIGGSDQWGNITSGIELMRRMYGQTEAYGITIPLVTKADGKKFGKSESGTIWLDAEKTSPYELYQFWINTSDADVIKFLKYFTFLDKEEIERLEQSKEEAPHLREGQKALAENVVRFIHGEDALNDAIRISEALFSGDLKALSSDELRQGFKDVPQAEVNNDTTNIVDFIVEAGISSSKRQAREDVSNGAIYINGEREQDLKYEISEADKIDNEFTIVRRGKKKYFMVKYN from the coding sequence ATGACAAATGAATTATTAAAAGACTTAGAATGGCGTGGCCTTATTTATCAACAAACAGATGCTGAGGGCTTGGAAAATATTTTAAACAAAGAGCAAGTTACTTTATATTGCGGTGTGGATCCTACAGCAGATAGTATGCATATTGGTCACTTATTGCCATTATTAACATTACGTCGTTTTCAAGACCATGGCCATAAACCGATTGTTTTAATCGGCGGCGGCACTGGAATGATTGGAGACCCATCAGGTAAAACAGATGAACGTGTTTTACAAACTGAAGAACAAGTAGAACATAATGTGCGCGGTATTGGAAAACAAATGGATAAGATATTTGATTTTTCTGGTGAAGAAGCAGCTCAATTAGTGAATAACAGAGATTGGCTAGGTAAAATTTCATTAATCGATTTCTTAAGAGATTATGGTAAACATGTAGGTGTAAACTATATGTTAGGCAAAGATTCAGTACAATCTCGTCTAGAAAATGGTATTTCATATACAGAATTCACTTATATGATTTTACAAGCTATTGATTTTGGTCATTTAAACCGCGAATATAATTGTAAAGTGCAAATCGGCGGTTCTGACCAATGGGGAAATATTACAAGCGGTATTGAATTAATGCGTCGTATGTATGGTCAAACTGAGGCATATGGTATTACGATTCCGTTGGTAACAAAAGCTGATGGTAAAAAATTCGGTAAATCTGAATCAGGTACAATTTGGTTAGATGCTGAAAAAACAAGTCCGTATGAATTATACCAATTTTGGATTAACACATCTGATGCAGATGTTATTAAATTCTTGAAATACTTTACATTCTTAGATAAAGAAGAAATTGAACGCCTAGAACAATCTAAGGAAGAAGCACCGCATTTACGTGAAGGTCAAAAAGCATTAGCTGAAAATGTTGTACGTTTCATTCATGGGGAAGATGCACTTAATGATGCGATTCGTATTTCAGAAGCTTTATTCAGTGGTGATTTAAAAGCGTTGAGCAGTGATGAATTGCGTCAAGGCTTTAAAGATGTACCGCAAGCAGAAGTCAACAACGATACGACTAATATTGTAGATTTTATTGTTGAAGCAGGTATTTCTTCTTCTAAACGACAAGCAAGAGAAGATGTATCAAATGGTGCGATATATATTAATGGTGAACGCGAGCAAGATTTAAAATATGAAATTTCTGAAGCAGATAAAATTGACAATGAGTTTACAATTGTAAGACGCGGTAAGAAAAAATACTTTATGGTTAAATATAATTAA
- a CDS encoding biosynthetic peptidoglycan transglycosylase, with protein sequence MRTSQPSHSNSAKSLKLFELWYKRIKYFFVSIFVIILLIVSLSAGLLLGFFMSMRANSENITNAQLRAHVLRVPGDEQINYKQKDFLKQYDASLNPLLVGPKSVNAVIPKALVASEDSLYYKHDGILPKALLRAIFQDIFNTEASSGGSTITQQVIKNQVLNNEKTYNRKANEIVLAMKLERIMSKEEIMYIYLNIVPFGRDYNGDNITGISSASYSLFGKPPSDVNLPEAAYLIGLVQSPYTYTPYNEDGTLKKDEDLQISLKRQHYVLWRMKVEGEINDKEFHKAEKYNIKTHLMTKRP encoded by the coding sequence ATGAGAACATCACAACCTAGCCATTCTAACTCTGCCAAATCTCTTAAGTTATTTGAACTTTGGTATAAGAGAATTAAATATTTCTTTGTGAGTATTTTTGTTATCATCTTGCTTATTGTCAGCTTATCAGCAGGTTTATTATTAGGCTTTTTCATGAGTATGAGAGCAAACTCTGAAAATATTACAAATGCACAATTACGTGCTCACGTTTTACGGGTGCCAGGTGATGAACAAATTAATTACAAACAAAAAGATTTCTTAAAGCAATATGATGCGTCATTAAACCCTTTACTAGTCGGCCCTAAAAGTGTCAATGCTGTAATTCCTAAAGCATTAGTAGCTTCAGAGGATTCTCTTTATTATAAACACGATGGTATATTGCCTAAAGCACTATTACGAGCGATATTTCAAGATATATTCAATACAGAAGCATCATCAGGAGGCAGCACCATTACGCAGCAAGTGATTAAAAATCAAGTTTTGAATAACGAAAAAACTTATAATCGCAAAGCAAATGAAATTGTTTTAGCGATGAAGCTTGAACGTATAATGTCAAAAGAAGAAATTATGTATATCTATTTAAATATTGTTCCTTTCGGTCGCGATTATAACGGTGATAATATTACCGGTATTTCTTCCGCTTCATACAGTCTTTTCGGTAAACCGCCCAGTGATGTAAATTTACCTGAAGCAGCTTATTTGATCGGACTCGTTCAAAGTCCATACACATACACTCCGTACAATGAAGACGGTACTTTAAAAAAAGATGAGGATTTACAAATCAGTTTAAAAAGACAGCATTATGTATTATGGCGCATGAAAGTAGAAGGAGAAATCAACGACAAAGAATTTCATAAAGCAGAAAAATATAATATAAAAACTCATTTAATGACAAAAAGACCCTGA
- a CDS encoding S1C family serine protease produces MTDYYNQNNENTPPPRKKFPWFRVVLIALLSGIIGALLVLGVFKIGGFLSDQANKGSQVHESSQNKGGNVLDGKSDKYKTVNQMLNDVSPSIVGVINMQKAQSLEDFFNGTAGKSQEAGIGSGVIYQKSGNDAYIVTNNHVVDGASEIKVQLHDSKQVKARLIGKDALTDIAVLRIDNAPGTKAISFADSSKVKTGDSVFAIGNPLGLEFANTVTSGIISANERTIDTETSDGTNKVNVLQTDAAINPGNSGGALVNINGDLVGINSMKISSDQVEGIGFAIPSNEVKITIEQLVKHGKVERPSIGLGLINLSDIPDRYKDDLNTDRTNGVYVAKVSHQDAIKKGDIIIKADGKDIKDDAALRSYLYANKKPGDTMKLTVLRNGNEKEVTVTLGKK; encoded by the coding sequence ATGACAGATTATTATAATCAAAATAATGAGAACACCCCACCACCTAGAAAAAAATTTCCTTGGTTCCGTGTTGTTTTAATTGCCTTGCTTTCTGGTATCATTGGTGCACTTTTAGTACTCGGTGTATTTAAAATAGGTGGCTTCCTTTCTGATCAAGCAAATAAGGGTTCGCAAGTACATGAATCTTCTCAGAATAAAGGCGGGAATGTTTTAGATGGTAAAAGTGATAAATATAAAACTGTAAATCAAATGTTGAATGACGTCTCCCCATCAATTGTCGGCGTGATTAATATGCAAAAAGCCCAAAGTCTAGAAGACTTCTTTAATGGCACTGCTGGGAAATCACAAGAAGCCGGAATTGGTTCTGGTGTTATCTATCAAAAATCAGGAAATGACGCTTATATTGTGACAAATAATCACGTAGTTGATGGCGCTAGTGAAATTAAAGTACAACTGCACGATTCAAAACAAGTAAAAGCTCGTCTTATAGGCAAAGATGCTTTAACAGACATTGCAGTTCTCAGAATTGATAACGCACCTGGCACAAAAGCAATCAGCTTTGCAGATTCTTCAAAAGTTAAAACAGGAGATAGCGTATTCGCGATCGGAAATCCCCTCGGACTAGAATTTGCAAACACAGTTACATCCGGCATCATTTCAGCCAATGAACGTACGATTGATACTGAAACTTCTGATGGTACAAATAAAGTTAATGTATTACAAACTGATGCTGCAATCAACCCTGGTAACTCAGGCGGTGCATTAGTCAACATCAACGGTGATTTAGTGGGTATCAACTCGATGAAAATTTCAAGTGACCAAGTTGAAGGTATTGGTTTTGCAATACCGAGCAATGAAGTAAAAATAACAATTGAACAACTAGTTAAACATGGTAAAGTTGAGCGTCCATCTATTGGTTTAGGTTTAATCAATTTAAGTGATATACCAGATCGTTATAAAGATGATTTGAATACGGATCGCACTAATGGTGTATACGTTGCTAAAGTTTCACATCAAGATGCGATTAAAAAAGGTGATATTATCATCAAAGCAGATGGCAAAGACATCAAGGACGATGCTGCATTACGTTCTTATCTATATGCAAATAAAAAACCAGGCGACACAATGAAACTTACTGTATTACGTAATGGAAACGAAAAAGAAGTAACAGTTACGCTTGGTAAAAAATAA
- a CDS encoding HAD family hydrolase codes for MKAVLFDVDGVFLSEERCFDVSALTVYEILMSQQFLKLMPTVEFNKIADSDITLIRQVVFDQDKILNAMKSRGLNSNWDMLFIALSIHLIDLLKNVSPEEKEAFLTAHPFTDVTIQDLGECLNDHNLDFVKPLDFLENAEAGKSQIYRDLRKYAEQELNTTHTELFEIRSPLWEIAQEVYQEWYLGHRLYRKVEDKTPRSDFKTGYIYQEAELAPIDQIQELLSDLKKAGYQLAIATGRPRTETLVPFEDKGLASYFDSHHIATASEVLLAEEKFPELKPLGKPNPFSYITAYNGNNEANYREYAENQKNVFSKKEIFIVGDSLADLFSADTTDATFIGTLTGLKGKAAESELTAHQADYIVDNVLDIRKILL; via the coding sequence ATGAAAGCTGTATTATTTGATGTTGATGGTGTATTTTTAAGTGAAGAACGCTGTTTTGATGTCTCAGCATTAACAGTGTATGAAATTTTGATGAGCCAGCAATTTTTAAAATTAATGCCGACTGTCGAATTTAATAAAATTGCAGATAGTGATATTACATTGATTCGTCAAGTTGTTTTTGATCAAGACAAAATATTAAATGCAATGAAATCACGAGGTTTGAATTCAAACTGGGACATGCTATTTATCGCTTTATCGATTCATTTGATTGATTTGTTAAAAAATGTATCGCCCGAAGAAAAAGAAGCTTTTTTGACAGCGCATCCGTTTACTGATGTGACGATTCAAGATCTTGGAGAGTGTTTAAATGACCATAATCTAGATTTTGTTAAACCCCTGGATTTTTTGGAAAATGCTGAAGCAGGAAAATCACAAATTTATCGTGATTTAAGAAAGTATGCTGAACAAGAATTGAATACTACTCATACTGAATTGTTTGAAATCAGAAGCCCATTATGGGAAATTGCTCAAGAAGTATATCAAGAATGGTATTTAGGACACCGTCTATATCGTAAAGTGGAAGACAAAACACCACGTAGTGATTTTAAAACAGGTTATATCTATCAAGAAGCAGAACTAGCGCCTATTGACCAAATTCAAGAATTGCTTAGTGATTTGAAAAAAGCAGGTTATCAACTTGCGATTGCTACTGGGCGTCCTAGAACAGAAACTCTTGTTCCTTTTGAAGATAAAGGACTTGCTTCATATTTTGATTCTCACCATATTGCTACTGCTTCTGAAGTTTTATTAGCTGAAGAAAAGTTTCCAGAGTTAAAACCTCTAGGCAAACCTAATCCATTCAGTTATATTACTGCTTATAATGGTAATAATGAAGCGAATTATCGAGAATATGCTGAAAATCAAAAAAATGTATTTTCTAAAAAGGAAATATTTATAGTAGGGGATTCTTTAGCTGATTTATTCAGTGCAGATACGACAGATGCAACTTTTATAGGTACATTAACAGGATTAAAAGGTAAGGCGGCGGAAAGCGAATTGACAGCACATCAAGCCGATTATATTGTTGATAACGTATTAGATATTCGAAAAATATTGTTATAG
- the acsA gene encoding acetate--CoA ligase: MKVDVYKGGEGNYNLQDYEETYKNFDWKEVEKAFTWHETGKVNMAYECIDRHVDDGKGDKTALNYKDANRRESYTFKEMQEYSNKAANVLKNKANVEKGDRVFIFMPRTPELYFALFGILKTGAIVGPLFEAFMEKAVSDRLENSDAKVIVTTKDLLDRIPQDKLPNLETIIVVDDDDVDDKYVDFKKELKEASDQFDIEWLDREDGLILHYTSGSTGQPKGVLHVQDAMIVHYISGKYVLDLQEDDIYWCTADPGWVTGTSYGIFAPWLNGVTNCIAGGRFSPEAWYGMIEDFKVTVWYTAPTALRMLMSAGDDVVKKYDLSSLREVLSVGEPLNPEVIKWAKEVLDHTVLDTWWMTETGGHMIVNYPSMDVKLGSMGKPLPGIEAAIVDDQGNELPPNRMGNLAIKKGWPSMMRKIWKNPEKYDSYFIGDWYVSGDSAYQDEDGYFWFQGRVDDVIMTAGERVGPFEVESKLVEHPAVSEAGVIGKPDPVRGEIIKAFVALNPGYEPDDELKEDIRQFVKNGLSGHAAPREIEFKDKLPKTRSGKIMRRVLKAWELDLPEGDLSTMED; encoded by the coding sequence ATGAAAGTCGATGTATACAAAGGGGGAGAAGGTAATTATAACCTTCAAGATTACGAAGAAACATACAAGAACTTTGATTGGAAAGAGGTAGAAAAAGCATTTACTTGGCATGAAACTGGTAAAGTTAATATGGCCTATGAATGTATTGATCGTCATGTAGATGATGGTAAAGGCGATAAAACTGCATTGAACTATAAAGATGCAAACCGTCGTGAAAGTTATACATTTAAGGAAATGCAAGAATACTCAAATAAAGCAGCCAATGTTTTGAAAAACAAAGCAAATGTTGAAAAAGGTGATCGTGTATTTATCTTTATGCCGAGAACACCTGAATTATATTTTGCTTTATTCGGTATCTTAAAAACTGGTGCAATTGTCGGACCATTGTTTGAAGCATTTATGGAAAAAGCGGTATCAGATCGATTAGAAAATAGTGATGCAAAAGTTATTGTTACCACTAAAGATTTATTAGATCGCATTCCGCAAGATAAACTGCCGAATTTAGAAACAATTATTGTTGTAGATGATGATGATGTTGATGATAAATATGTAGATTTCAAAAAAGAATTAAAAGAGGCAAGTGATCAATTTGATATTGAATGGTTAGATAGAGAAGATGGTCTGATCCTTCACTATACTTCAGGATCAACTGGTCAACCAAAAGGTGTATTACATGTTCAAGATGCGATGATTGTACATTACATCTCTGGAAAATATGTATTAGATTTGCAAGAAGATGATATTTATTGGTGTACTGCAGATCCAGGTTGGGTTACTGGTACATCATATGGTATTTTTGCACCTTGGTTAAACGGTGTTACAAACTGTATTGCTGGAGGAAGATTCTCTCCAGAAGCTTGGTACGGTATGATTGAAGACTTTAAAGTCACTGTTTGGTATACAGCTCCAACAGCATTGCGAATGTTGATGAGTGCGGGTGATGATGTTGTTAAGAAATATGATTTATCATCATTACGTGAAGTTTTATCAGTAGGCGAACCACTTAACCCAGAAGTTATCAAATGGGCGAAAGAAGTGCTTGATCACACTGTTTTAGATACATGGTGGATGACTGAAACTGGCGGTCATATGATTGTGAATTATCCTTCTATGGATGTCAAATTAGGATCAATGGGTAAACCATTACCAGGAATTGAAGCGGCTATTGTCGATGACCAAGGTAATGAATTACCGCCAAATCGCATGGGTAACTTAGCAATTAAAAAAGGATGGCCTTCAATGATGCGTAAGATTTGGAAAAATCCTGAGAAATATGATTCTTACTTCATCGGAGACTGGTATGTTTCAGGAGATTCTGCATATCAAGATGAAGATGGGTACTTCTGGTTCCAAGGCCGTGTAGATGATGTCATCATGACAGCTGGGGAACGCGTTGGTCCATTCGAAGTAGAATCTAAATTAGTTGAGCATCCTGCTGTATCAGAAGCAGGGGTTATCGGTAAACCTGATCCAGTTCGTGGCGAAATTATTAAAGCATTTGTTGCGTTAAACCCTGGTTATGAACCGGATGATGAATTAAAAGAAGATATTCGCCAATTTGTTAAAAACGGTTTGTCAGGACATGCAGCACCTAGAGAGATTGAATTTAAAGACAAACTTCCAAAAACACGTTCTGGTAAAATTATGAGACGTGTACTTAAAGCCTGGGAATTAGATTTGCCAGAAGGCGATTTAAGTACAATGGAAGATTAA
- a CDS encoding formate--tetrahydrofolate ligase, producing the protein MTHLSDLDIANQATIKPISEIAEKIGIPEDALEQYGHYKAKIDINKLEDKGDKGKVVLVTAMSPTPAGEGKSTVTVGLADAFHELGENVMMALREPALGPVFGIKGGATGGGYAQVLPMEDINLHFNGDFHAITTANNALAAFIDNHIHQGNELGIDQRRIEWKRVLDMNDRELRKVVVGLGGPTQGVPREDGFNITVASEIMAILCLSTGLKDLKASIANITVGYTRDRKPVTVADLKVEGALAMILKDAIKPNLVQSIEGTPALIHGGPFANIAHGCNSIIATETARKLADIVVTEAGFGSDLGAEKFMNIKARKAGFDPSAAVVVATIRALKMHGGVAKDDLKEENVQAVRDGLANLERHIKNIRSFGVEPIVALNAFVTDTDAEEQVVQDWAKENGVRVALTEVWEKGGKGGVELAKQVQEVLNEKHDFKHTYDLDLPIEEKIEKIVTNIYGGNKVTFTSGALKQLKQIKENGWDNYPVCMAKTQYSFTDDKDRLGAPNDFEITIRELQPKTGAGFIVALTGAIMTMPGLPKKPAALNMDVTEDGHAKGLF; encoded by the coding sequence TTGACTCATTTATCAGATTTAGACATAGCAAATCAAGCTACGATTAAACCAATTTCAGAAATTGCTGAAAAGATTGGTATTCCTGAGGATGCTTTAGAGCAATATGGTCATTACAAAGCAAAGATTGACATCAATAAGCTAGAAGACAAAGGAGATAAGGGTAAAGTCGTACTTGTTACTGCAATGAGCCCAACACCAGCAGGTGAAGGTAAATCTACAGTAACAGTTGGTTTGGCAGATGCTTTCCATGAATTAGGAGAAAATGTCATGATGGCACTCCGCGAACCTGCACTAGGTCCGGTATTCGGTATTAAAGGCGGCGCAACAGGCGGCGGTTATGCACAGGTATTGCCTATGGAAGATATTAACTTGCACTTTAACGGTGACTTCCATGCCATCACAACCGCAAACAATGCGTTAGCTGCATTTATTGATAACCATATCCACCAAGGTAATGAACTCGGTATCGATCAACGACGTATTGAATGGAAACGTGTACTTGATATGAACGACCGTGAATTAAGAAAAGTTGTAGTTGGTCTTGGCGGACCTACACAAGGTGTACCTAGAGAAGACGGCTTCAATATTACTGTAGCATCTGAAATTATGGCTATTCTTTGTTTAAGTACAGGGTTAAAAGATTTAAAAGCAAGCATTGCAAATATCACTGTTGGTTACACACGTGACCGTAAACCAGTGACAGTTGCAGATTTAAAAGTTGAGGGCGCGCTTGCTATGATCTTAAAAGATGCGATTAAACCTAACTTGGTACAATCAATCGAAGGAACACCTGCTTTAATTCATGGCGGACCATTTGCAAACATTGCACATGGATGTAATTCAATTATTGCAACTGAAACTGCACGCAAACTTGCTGATATTGTAGTAACAGAAGCTGGATTCGGTTCAGATTTAGGTGCTGAAAAATTCATGAATATCAAAGCACGTAAAGCAGGTTTTGATCCAAGTGCAGCGGTTGTTGTAGCAACAATTCGTGCATTAAAAATGCATGGCGGTGTAGCAAAAGACGACTTGAAAGAAGAAAATGTTCAAGCGGTCAGAGACGGCTTAGCTAACTTAGAACGTCATATCAAAAATATTCGTTCATTCGGTGTAGAACCAATTGTAGCTTTAAATGCATTTGTAACTGATACTGATGCAGAAGAACAAGTTGTACAAGATTGGGCTAAAGAAAACGGTGTACGTGTTGCTTTAACTGAAGTGTGGGAAAAAGGCGGCAAAGGCGGCGTTGAATTAGCCAAACAAGTACAAGAAGTTTTAAATGAAAAACATGACTTCAAACATACGTATGATTTAGATTTACCAATCGAAGAAAAAATTGAAAAAATTGTTACTAATATCTATGGTGGCAATAAAGTAACGTTTACAAGCGGTGCTTTGAAACAATTAAAACAAATTAAAGAAAATGGTTGGGACAATTATCCAGTATGTATGGCTAAAACTCAGTATTCATTCACTGATGACAAAGATCGTTTAGGTGCGCCGAATGACTTTGAAATTACAATCAGAGAATTACAACCTAAAACAGGTGCTGGTTTCATAGTTGCATTAACTGGTGCAATTATGACAATGCCAGGTTTACCTAAAAAACCAGCTGCATTAAATATGGATGTAACTGAAGATGGACATGCTAAAGGTTTATTCTAA
- the serA gene encoding phosphoglycerate dehydrogenase: protein MYKILVSDPIAKEGLQTLLDDEQFEVDIDTSLSPDELIDKIKAYDGLIVRSQTQVTEDVIEAADNLKIIARAGVGVDNINKDAATKRGVLVINAPDGNTISATEHSMAMILAMARQIPMAHQSLKEGKWNRSQFKGTELYHKTLGVIGTGRIGLGVAKRAKSFGMKIIAFDPYLTAEKAQELDIERASVEEIAQKADFVTVHTPLTAKTIGMIGKEFFEQAKPQLQIINVARGGIIDEEALVEALDKELIARAAIDVFTHEPATDSPLTKHDKVIVTPHLGASTVEAQEKVAVSVSNEIAEFFHTGNVRHAINAPKMIFGEEDKELQDYIDLCDMAGKVCIQLLGKAPRELKIKFSGELVKEDTNILTRTIAKGVLSQDLGDRANLVNSLFLLNEQNVVYNVEKDAKSRSFNNYIELTMINRDQVVTVGATVLNGYGPRIVRINDYPVDFKPAKYQLIINHTDRPGIVGRTGQILGEYDINIASMHLGRVEEGGDAMMIISVDHTVSEDIIKALFQIDGFKNIQFVDLSK, encoded by the coding sequence ATGTATAAAATTTTAGTATCAGACCCTATCGCTAAAGAAGGGTTACAAACTTTATTAGATGATGAACAATTTGAAGTAGATATAGATACATCACTATCTCCAGATGAACTAATCGATAAAATCAAAGCATATGATGGCTTAATTGTAAGAAGTCAAACTCAGGTTACAGAAGATGTCATTGAAGCAGCAGATAATTTAAAAATTATTGCCCGCGCAGGTGTTGGTGTTGATAATATTAATAAAGATGCAGCAACAAAACGCGGAGTTTTAGTCATTAACGCACCGGACGGAAATACAATATCTGCTACAGAACATTCAATGGCCATGATTTTAGCAATGGCGCGTCAAATTCCTATGGCACATCAATCTCTTAAAGAAGGAAAATGGAATCGTTCACAATTTAAGGGTACTGAACTTTATCATAAAACTTTAGGAGTGATTGGAACTGGTAGAATTGGATTAGGCGTAGCTAAACGTGCTAAAAGTTTCGGCATGAAAATTATTGCTTTTGATCCATATTTAACTGCTGAAAAAGCACAAGAATTAGATATTGAACGTGCATCTGTTGAAGAAATTGCTCAAAAGGCTGATTTTGTCACAGTTCACACCCCTCTTACTGCTAAAACTATAGGTATGATTGGTAAAGAGTTTTTTGAACAAGCAAAACCGCAACTGCAAATCATTAATGTAGCACGTGGCGGTATTATAGATGAGGAAGCATTAGTTGAGGCGTTAGATAAAGAGTTAATTGCTCGAGCTGCAATTGATGTATTCACTCATGAACCAGCTACTGATTCACCATTAACTAAACATGATAAAGTGATTGTAACACCGCATTTAGGCGCTTCTACTGTAGAAGCACAAGAAAAGGTTGCTGTTTCAGTATCTAATGAAATTGCAGAATTTTTCCATACTGGAAATGTACGTCATGCTATAAATGCACCAAAAATGATTTTCGGCGAAGAAGATAAAGAACTACAAGATTATATTGATCTCTGTGATATGGCCGGTAAAGTTTGCATTCAACTTCTTGGAAAAGCACCACGCGAACTTAAAATTAAATTCAGTGGTGAACTTGTTAAAGAAGATACAAATATTTTGACACGTACTATTGCTAAAGGCGTTTTATCTCAAGATTTAGGCGATCGTGCAAATCTTGTAAATTCACTTTTCTTATTAAACGAACAAAATGTCGTCTATAATGTTGAAAAAGATGCTAAATCACGTTCATTTAATAATTACATCGAACTAACAATGATTAATCGCGATCAAGTCGTTACAGTTGGTGCAACAGTTCTAAATGGCTACGGCCCTCGTATTGTAAGAATCAATGACTATCCTGTCGATTTTAAACCTGCTAAATACCAATTAATTATTAATCATACAGACCGACCTGGTATTGTAGGTAGAACAGGACAAATTTTAGGTGAGTATGATATTAATATTGCTTCAATGCATTTAGGTCGTGTTGAAGAAGGCGGCGATGCAATGATGATTATTTCAGTAGACCATACAGTTTCTGAAGACATCATCAAAGCACTTTTCCAAATTGACGGATTTAAAAATATTCAATTTGTTGATTTAAGTAAATAA